Within the Paramormyrops kingsleyae isolate MSU_618 chromosome 2, PKINGS_0.4, whole genome shotgun sequence genome, the region gctcttgaatgtaatgtaaaataaagttgtcctccgaaaagggcgggtggtggtgggcaataaaaaaaaaaaaatatatatatatctcacaCTGTTACATTAAACTATCATGAATACTATAAATGGTGAAACATCCCAAAACACATGAAACTTTAATGTGAGTTAATTATGAAAACACATTTGTTTATATAGTTCATCGAAGAGAACTAAACATTTTTGCTTGATAACATCAAGCTCTAAAACACATTATGTACagaaaagtcttaggcagtcaaagaaaattatgtttatatgatcttcatgttggaaTAATGTCTGTCAGAGTATGTCAGCTTAGCCATATCAAAACATCTcttaaagtcaccccagtatgtcatgccccgatcgtccgctcctcttgtgtgccacgcccattgtatttagtccgcgtttccgtttatttccccagtccggtcattgtaatgtgcTTCCTGTGTTTGTCCTGGAGGAGATGTCCCTGCCCGGAGACGCGCACCAGTCTAGGGAGGTGCGCGAACAGTTAAGGCGGCTGAGACGCGGGGTAACGGACGCTAAATTAAAAAGGGAAGCCGCCGCCCTCGGTTTGGCAAACGGTCCTCTGGCTGAACTACCGGAGGTGCCCCAAACGCCGCCGCCCGTTGTTGGAAGGCAAAGGAAAAGGTGGAGAAACCACAGACAGGAAGACACGCAGGAGGTGTGTCTGGGGGCTGTCTCTGTCTCCGCTGCTTCCTTAGCCAGGTATCGGGAGGACCCCCTCCCTGTTCTAAACCCGACAGTGTTCGCACCTGTTACCGCCTGCCCTGACTGTCCACCCGCCGCTTCGCTGCCTGCGTTTGCAGCTTGTCCCTTTTCCGGGACGCACCTGGTCCTTAAAGGAGCCAGGTCCGTTTGGGACTCCATCCCGCGGGTCCCCAAGCTCCCGAACCGggcggcgcccccagaggcaCCTGTTTCTCCTGCTCCTGtggcgcccccagaggcgcctgtgtctcctgctcctgtggcgcccccagaggcgcctgtgtcTCCTGCTCCTGTGGCGCCCCCAGAGGTGCCTGTTTCTCCTGCTCCTGTGGCGCCCCCAGAGGCTCCTgtgcctcctgctccagctgcactgccccctgctggcctggagtGGGCGCACCCTGCCCAGTCCCTTGTGCAGCCCCCtcagctccccgtgactcctgtgctccccgtgactcctgtgctccccgtgactcctgtgCCTCCCGCGGCGTCCCCCGAGGTCCCCTCAGTGTCCCCCGCGGCTCCTGCTCTGGCGCCCAAGGCCCCCTCACCCGTGGCTCCTGCTCTGGCGCCCCCTTCTGAGGAGCTGGCCCTGGCTCTGCCTCAGTCTCCCCGGTCccggctccctcggcctcagtctccccggtcccggctccctcggcctcagtctccCCGGTCCCGGCTCCCTCGGTCTCAGTCCCCAAGGTGGTCCCTGACAACCTAACCCCCGCTCCTTCCTCCACAATGGagttggaggaggagctggagtgggacccctcggggaccaccCTGACTGTGCCTGTGGACCCCCTCGGGGGGTCACCCCAACCACCGGCACCTCATCGAGGTGATTCACGGCCGGGGTCCCACTTCtcagtctcccggaaagggaggggacacagaCGGCGGGGTAGACTCCCTGGTGCCCCTCCACACCCCCAGGTCCCATCTCGGCGGTTGGCCCCGGTCTCACCCAGGGCTCCGGGGCAGCCGACCACGGCCCGACCGCCGCCGTCCCGCCCGACGCAACACAGTATTTGCAGCAGTTATCCAACATGCcagtgtattttttgacttgatcACTACCACGCCTCGTATGGTTAATCGGTATCTCATTGGAtcaactaattaagttaattagttaagtgagctggtggtgaaatttaatgatccatggaatggctgaggtgaccctgaggagaggtttgggaactgaagcggtgttcatctagccatccaacataTCATCTTTTTTGAGAATGGAAGAAAAtgggtgggcagtggtggcttgatggttaaggaaacacacttgtaattgaaagattgcaggtttgaatccccgaccagcaaggcaccactgaagtaccctgagcaaggtaccgcccccaagcactgctccacGGGCGCTGAATTATCCCATATGCActaaagtcacatatgggttaaatgcagaaaacacattTCATTATTGCGCACTGTGTGTTGACAATTACCTCTGATCTCTAAATTCTTGCTACTTTTGACTTTGTTCTTAATTTGCATacgttctaatgttaaattgtttattttttttctgagcaagtACAcattactacccagataaagcTATACATTTTTCCTTTGAGTGCTTAAGATTTTagcatttaataaaatatgtcaGGTATCTGAAGTTCTGATACTTAAAGTCAGAGCCCGTTGTGTTACATGTACTGTTATCTGTCAGGTCTTGTGAGTTTAGTGATTGCACTTATCTGTTAATGACAGACAGGAAGTACTGATGTTTCCTCTTTTTTGTCAGTTATTTGCTGTGTTAGGCATATGTTATTCTCACAGTTACCTATTCATTCAGTTGGCTTTATTAAGGGTAATTTAGTCTAGTAATGATTACTTTGTTATTAAGAATTCTGCTACATGGGAATATTTCTATGCTATGAATTTGAGCTTTTTCTCTGTAGAATCAATTTAATTTCTAGGAAAAAGTGCATGATTTATCTTTAGAGTGGTTGGCATTTGTAAAGCAGCCAGTAGCAACAGTATTTATAAACTAATATGGTTTGAAACCATGTTTTCAACAATATATGaccatgcagacacacacgcagacactgAGCATATCATGTATACTGAGTGTCAAGATGGATGCTTGTTACAAGATATGTCTTATATAGTGTCATTAATTGAAAATAATATGTATATCATATACAAAGTGCTGCaaatataacttttttttatcCATTACAGAATGAACTTACGATGTTTCATCTTGCGTCTGCTGAGATTCAAGTGCCTCCTTCTTTCACTGGCCATCGTATGTCTTTTCAAGTTTCTTGTCGTCCACAAAAAATACTCTGCTAAAGGTGGCTTACTCATAGAACCATATGGAAATGCAGAAAATAACTCCAGAATCCAGCTAAAGAAATATGACATTGATTGTTCTGCAATCTATAAACTGGACCCGATGGAAGTTGGAAAGTCCTTAGAAATCAGGCATAAAAACATTATCGATTTGGAAGATGACGATATTGTCAATTTGACTTCAGACTGTCAGAGTTACAAAGAGTTGAGAGGACACATGCATAAACCATTATCAGACGAGGAGAAGGAATTTCCATTGGCTTACTCTTTAGTTCTGCATAAACGTGCTTCCATGGTAGAAAGGATGTTGTCTGCCATCTACATGCCTCATAATATTTACTGCCTTCACTATGACCAAAAATCTTCAAAGACATTTATTGCTGCTATGGAGAACATAGCCAGGTGCTTCCCCAATGTTTTTATCGCCTCCAGATTGGAATCAGTAGAATATGCCCACATAACAAGGCTTAAAGCTGACCTCAACTGTCTGTCTGACCTTCTTGGGTCTGTAGTCCCATGGAGATATGTCATCAACCTGTGCGGCCAAGACTTCCCTCTCAGGTCCAACTTTGAGCTAGTGGCAGAGCTGAAGAAACTGCAGGGTGCCAACATGCTCGAGTCGACCCGTCCCAGTAAACAGAAGAGACAGCGCTTTGAATTCCAGCACGTTCTGCAGGACATCGAATTTGATTACAAAAGAATTCCTGTTAAGACGGCACAGACCAAAGCGCCTCCACCGCACAGCATCAAGGTCTTCGTGGGAAGTGCCTACTTCATCCTGTCACACGAGTTTGTGAATTACATCTACGACAGTCAGCTGATGCATGACTTCTTGTCCTGGTCTGCAGATACCTACTCACCAGACGAACACTTCTGGGCCACGCTGGTGCGAGTGCCAGGGGTACCTGGTGAAATCCCAAGGTCCGAGCCCGATGTCACGGATCTGATGAGTAAAACGCGCCTAGTAAAGTGGGTATACTTGGAGGGGTCACTGTACCCCCCCTGCACTGGCAGTCACATGCGTGCTGTGTGCATCTATGGGGCTGCAGAGTTCCGCTGGCTCCTTACTTATGGGCACTGGTTTGCCAATAAGTTTGATTCTAAAGTTGATCCTGTTATTGTTCAGTGCTTGGAAGAAAAACTTGAGGAAGCTCAACGACACTGGGTCAATTTGGCGTCAGAAAAAACATTTTGGAGGTATATCTGAAGTCTGTATACAGTAGTTGTACtggaaataaatacaaatttttttaattttccatgTTTTCAGAACGGGAGAATTACTTTTGGTTAGTCTATTTTTTTTCagtctatttaaaaaaaatacaacatcACATTCACCCCTGCAAAATCAAAATGGATAACACATGAGTGTGGCTGGTTGCCAAGACAAACATGCACGGTGTATCCAAGCcaagacttttaatattaaagatatagtatgtactataaatattaatatttaggCCTATATATGGTTTTATGTGATCCAAAtaattttcagtattgtttttgcCTTGCGCGTCATCTGTGAGTTTGTGCAATCTTTCAGCAAGCTCCAAAaacatttccatttattttttcatggctaacttataaataaaaccatGAATTTGCAAATATGGAGGGGTGACTGTACTTGACTCCTGATGTAAAGGTACGTCAGTGAATAGAATTTGAAAGTAATATTCATAATCAGCTGTTAAGGGTATAACAGTACACAAAAATTATAGTTCGATACGTACCTCAGTTTTGAAGTCACGGTTCCGTATGTTTTCGGTACAGCGGGGGTAAAGGACACAAAACATAAActgcttattttttctttattaaacagaggtttactgaacaaagtatgactgtctttcttaaataaaaagttttaaaatgttttatttactgcTACAACatactaataaaaataaaataaatatccattaaggTGTAGATTTAGAAAATTAACTGAACCTGTTCTGTGCTGTATTCACATTAGCAGCTTTCAGCTTCATATTAGAACTGTGCAACACATATATTGTctcaaaaaatacaaagcattacaaaataaatatccattatggTGCAGCATTTAAACAAATACCTGTACTTGTATTCACATTAAGAGCTTCCAGATTCACATTCGGACGTACACGTGCACGCATAGTGACGCCGCTTCATCCGCCCCTTTCCGAATGTTGCTCGAGGGAAATGCAAAGGTTCTGCATTTGCTGTATGCGTTTGGTACATTTGTGTACCTGACCGAAAGGCCCCTACCGAAAATTTTCGGTACGAATACGTGTACCGTTACACTCCTAATAGAAGTTTTAATTACCAATGTTAATGTAAGCATATTATGGCTTATTATTTTAAAGTGTTTACAAGTTTGAAATAGTATCGGGGTATCAGTGGGTGGCCCTGTTagctcacacctccaggggtTGGGGTAACTGTCTCACCTATGTTCTATGCAGGTGTGGATTCAGCAGTCATAcccatgcagttaggctaatttcTATGATGAATACTAAAGTATGTTcaactataaaataaaatattaaataatcatATAATAACTCAAAAGTTGCCAGTAACATGCATATCATAATGTATAATGGGTGTAATTGGTAATCTTACCCTCAGAATGGAACTTAACTAAGAAATCGCTAATTTCTTGCCAAGGACAATGAAATTGAGCCTGAAATACATGGAATATTGTTTAAAAGGAATATATTTAAAAGGAATGTGTTGTTTGTACATTGACAGTGGTTTTGTGTATTAAGTTATTGGtttagactgttttttttttacttatttcaaTAAATGATCTAAGTCATTAACTTTGTGTTTTGCATGTTAACTTTTAACTTTGTAAATTTGCTGGTGATTGACCAAACCTGGAAGTGCTAATTTAACTGTATATGAAGTTCAAAGCTGAATATTGTTATTGAAAAATCAATACGCCTATATACTTTGTATCTAATTTGTTTTTGTGGTCTCTATGCCTGGttcttgttttcatttttactcCTGTGGTTATGCTGTTCAGTCTTAGCTCAGGAATTCTAGCTATGTCTCAGCAAGGTTTTTATCGAATAATGCCGAATCTAAAACTAAAATGATAATAAAAGAATTTTGTTaatcaaaattaaaactaaactaaaagCACGAGGCACAAAAACTTCACTGAATGCAAATGTGAATGCAGAGTGTGAAGCTATTTTGAGTACAATGCAAGCTTTAATAAGGGCAAGGTGTCGTGGATCTAAGCAGTCCAGTCTGTGGCACACAACTTATAGGAAAGCACCTagttaatttaattacactttaagTTAACACCACAAACTTGTTTATAAAGAGGCTGAGGTCAGCGACACCATGAAAGAAAGTGGGACTGAAACAGGAGGTAGCATTGAAACTGAAGACATCCTGTCTCTCCCGGAATTTCCATGAGTCTCCCACAaattgacagcagctccctgacatCCGTGAGTAATGTCCTGGAAATCCGTTGTTCTGCTAATCCGTGGCGGTACAATTAGTCAGAGAGACATTGTAGTGCTGCAACCCATGCAGGCGGCAGATTTTGCTAACATTTTCTCGCCCCGGTAGACAGAGCACCCCTCTACCCTTAGCTCGGCAAACTTTACTGGCAGTACCCCAACGTCACCCCCCAGCTAGCAACAAGCAATTTTTAATACCATGATACTGTCCGGACATTGCACTGTGGTATACGGTATGGTAAAAAACAACAGTATTCTGGAATTTGCTGAGCGGTCGGCGGGTTGAAGTATTTTCGAATGGCAATACCGCCACCCTAAAAAATGCCCTCCCCTCCAGCTGGTTGTCCCTCATCCGCCTCCCTGAAATCAATATGCGtaaggtgggatgtctgaaaCTAGAGCGATTATTTTTATCCAATAATCAAGCGATTTTTTATCCCTGAGAATTGCCTATACAGTATTATTGCATACcacaaaaaatgtaataatctgTATATTCACTAtagaaatgcatttattttattaaacaagATGAACTAAGTAACAATGCTTCCCTAGTTTTCCCCTCCATCATGGGCCTCTGTCACAAAACTGGTTTATCAAATACAGGGTTAGAACATAAGTTTCTGCttaacaaaaccaaacaaatgcTATCCATGATAAACAATATCACAACACTGACTACACCGATTAGCCATAACTTtacatgaataaatattaatattgacaTTGTGTAGGCCCCTTGCATGTCTGCAAACCAGCGCTGATCCCTTGGGAAAGTggcctgtggtatctggcaccaagacgttagcagcagatcctttaactCCTGTAAGCTGtgaggtggggcctccatggatcggatttgtttgtccagcacatcttACAGATGCTCTATCGGactgagatctggggaatttggaggccaagtcaacaccttgaacacCTTTTCATAATCCTCAATCAACAATTTTTTGCTATGTGACAGAGCACATTATcgtgctgaaagaggccactgccatcaggGAATACCGTTGCCATGAAGGGTGAACTTGACTTGgtgtaacatccacatgaatgcccgggcccaaggtttcccagcagaacattgcccagaacATCACACTCCCTCCAttggcttgccttcttcccatagtgcacctttctatcataacagcattaactttttcagcaatttgtgctacagtagcctGTGAGATTGGACCAGTGGGGCAATCCTTCACTCCCCACATGCATCGATGACCCTTGGGTGCCCATGACTCAatggtactgaccactgcataccaggAACACCGCACAAGACCTACCGTTTTGGACATGCTCTGACCTAGTTGCTTAGACATTACATTTTGGCCCCTGTCAAAGTCACTAAGACCATTAcgcttgcccatttttcctggttcccacacatcaacttcaagaactgactgttcgcttgcctaatatataatggaacccttgacaggtgccattgtaatgagataatcaatgttattcacatCATCCGTCAGTGGTTtaaatgttatggctgatcggtgAATATTTGTATAAGACATAACAAGCCCTGAGCTGTGGGCAATGTAGAAGGAGCCATGCAGCCATGTAATAAATTAGGGAGTTTAAATCTCTTTGAAATCTGCCGGATCCCCCTCAAAATTCATTTCTGGCAACAGACCTGTGTATAAAGTGTTTGTCTGGTGAGTGAAAGCCTACAAGGTGCAGAGAGGAAAATCCTGGTGAAGGTTTTTGTATAATCACCAAATTGCTTTTTGGTGTAATGTTTTTGAAAGTCCCTCTGGGATCTGGAAAAGGCCATCAGGGATACTCAGTGCTCACATTGATAATGACTGAAATACCCAGATGTGCTAATTAGGCAAAGCAACTCCCCTGGCTTCCCCAGTGGTGATTTTTTACCGGACTTCCATTCAAATCCTGCGGTGTGTATAACAAGTACCAGTTCATCTGCTATGAGGCTCTGTTAAAGTGTGGCCCCCTCTGGGTCCTTGGGACTCTGGTTGGATGGCAGCCTCACCTAGGCAAGGCCCTGTGAGCATGGTGGCCTCCTCTAGGCAAGGCCCTGTGAGCATGGTGGCCTCCTCTAGGCAAGGCTCTGTGAGCACGGTGGCCTCCTCTAGGCAAGGCCCTGTGAGCATGGTGGCCTCCTCTAGGCAAGGCTCTGTGAGCACGGTGGCCTCCTCTAGGCAAGGCCCTGTGAGCATGGTGGCCTCCTCTAGGCAAGGCCCTGTGAGCACGGTGGCCTCCTCTAGGCAAGGCCCTGGGGGTGCTGCGGCCTCATCTGGGTAGGGACCTGTCAGCACGGTGGCCTTCCCTGGGCACGGCCCTGGGGGCACAGTGGCTCATCTGGGTAGGGACCTGTGAGCACAGTGGCCTGCCTCCCTTCAGGACCAGGTGTGGAAAGATGTGTGGAGGTGTGGAGGGCTTGCCATACACTCT harbors:
- the LOC111856527 gene encoding beta-1,3-galactosyl-O-glycosyl-glycoprotein beta-1,6-N-acetylglucosaminyltransferase 4-like, translating into MNLRCFILRLLRFKCLLLSLAIVCLFKFLVVHKKYSAKGGLLIEPYGNAENNSRIQLKKYDIDCSAIYKLDPMEVGKSLEIRHKNIIDLEDDDIVNLTSDCQSYKELRGHMHKPLSDEEKEFPLAYSLVLHKRASMVERMLSAIYMPHNIYCLHYDQKSSKTFIAAMENIARCFPNVFIASRLESVEYAHITRLKADLNCLSDLLGSVVPWRYVINLCGQDFPLRSNFELVAELKKLQGANMLESTRPSKQKRQRFEFQHVLQDIEFDYKRIPVKTAQTKAPPPHSIKVFVGSAYFILSHEFVNYIYDSQLMHDFLSWSADTYSPDEHFWATLVRVPGVPGEIPRSEPDVTDLMSKTRLVKWVYLEGSLYPPCTGSHMRAVCIYGAAEFRWLLTYGHWFANKFDSKVDPVIVQCLEEKLEEAQRHWVNLASEKTFWRYI